A window from Gossypium raimondii isolate GPD5lz chromosome 7, ASM2569854v1, whole genome shotgun sequence encodes these proteins:
- the LOC105788857 gene encoding zinc finger CCCH domain-containing protein 14: MEKPTSPSSNKPTTTTIANYVSPPLSPPLEDLTTDFSTMYDFIFSSTLPESLSITPSTCSSSSDDLKQIVPGDVSTEDRLNQARLILEYQQLCDHFDLCVSRLQAIKGEVEKLRRENNDLRVANIELIKLLSQSSQAAMINRNLHCEKVADLNEKRWETGLKKSLPKSLSFNSCNYVQRVVNPPPPRVHVAPGTRREEKGIEMEVYNQGMVKTELCNKWQQTGTCPYADHCQFAHGITELRPVTRHPRYKTQVCRMILAGEACPYGHRCHFRHSLTEQEELLISP; the protein is encoded by the exons ATGGAGAAACCGACATCTCCATCTTCTAATAAacccaccaccaccaccatcgCCAACTATGTATCACCACCGTTATCTCCGCCGCTTGAAGATCTAACGACCGACTTCTCTACAATGTACGACTTCATTTTCTCATCTACTCTCCCTGAATCACTTTCCATTACGCCTTCTACTTGTTCCTCCTCCTCCGATGATCTGAAACAGATCGTACCCGGCGATGTGTCCACCGAGGATCGGCTCAACCAGGCTCGTCTTATCCTTGAGTATCAACAATTGTGTGATCACTTCGACCTTTGTGTTTCTCGCTTACAAGCTATCAAGGGAGAGGTTGAAAAGCTTCGTAGAGAGAACAATGATCTTCGGGTAGCTAACATTGAGTTGATCAAGCTGTTGAGCCAGTCGTCTCAAGCTGCCATGATTAATAGAAACCTCCATTGCGAAAAAGTGGCGGATTTGAACGAGAAAAGATGGGAGACGGGGCTGAAGAAATCATTGCCCAAGAGcctttcatttaattcatgtaaCTATGTGCAAAGAGTCGTCAATCCACCACCG CCACGAGTACATGTAGCACCAGGGacaagaagagaagagaaaggcATTGAAATGGAGGTATACAACCAAGGAATGGTGAAGACAGAGCTATGCAACAAATGGCAACAGACAGGTACCTGTCCCTACGCTGACCATTGCCAGTTCGCCCATGGTATCACTGAGCTACGTCCGGTTACTAGGCATCCTAGGTATAAGACCCAGGTTTGTCGCATGATCCTTGCCGGCGAAGCCTGTCCGTACGGTCACAGGTGCCACTTCCGTCATTCTCTTACTGAACAAGAAGAACTATTAATTTCGCCTTAA